A segment of the Actinomycetes bacterium genome:
GGCCTGCACCACCGCCAGCGCGTAGGCGGGGTCGGCGGCCCACCCGTCGAAGAAGTGCTCGGCGTCGAACACGACCCGCCGCCCCTCGGCGGCCATGAGCGCGACCGAGTCGGCGACCATGGCCAGGTTCTCGTCCAGGGTGGTGCGCAGCGCCTCGGTGACGTGCAGGGTCCACGACTTGCCGACCAGCGCGACCACGGGCGCGCCCGAGTCGAGCAGGGCCAGCAGGTTGGGGTCGTCATCCACGCCCCGCCCGGGCCGCCGGGTCGCGCCGAAGGCCGACAGCACCGCGTGGCGCAGGCGCAGGTCGCGCACGCGCGTGAAGTACTCGGCGTCCTTGGGGTTGGAGCCCGGCCAGCCCCCTTCGACGACGTCGACGCCGAGGTCGTCGAGGAGCTGGGTGACGCGCAGCTTGTCGGCCACGGTGAAGCTGAGCCCGACCTGCTGGGAGCCGTCGCGCAGGGTCGTGTCGTAGGTCTCCACCCGCTCGGGGTCCCGGGCGGGCGCCGGTACGGAACCCGGGCCGGAGTCGGTCTCGGGGACACGCGGGCCGGAGTCGGTCTCTGGGATGTCGAAGGTCACGGGTAGCCCTCCAGGAGGCAGCGCATGGCCTGTCGCGTCTCAGGCGGCAGGCGGGCCTGTCGTACCACGGGCGACAGGGCAGGGACCGGCGTCGGCGCCGGTACTGGCGGGAGGGGGTGCGGAAGGTCGGGGCTGCGGGCTACTCGACCAACTCGAGCCAGTCGGTGTAGCGCTCGTCCCGGCCGCGGGTGGCGGCGACGAAGACCTCCTGCACCCGGCGGGTAATCGGGCCCGGGTCGCCGAGGACCCGGTCGTCCACCTCCCGGATGGGCACGACCTCGGCGGCCGTCCCGGTGAAGAAGGCCTCGTCGGCCAGGTAGAGGTCGGTGCGCACGAGGTCGGTCTCGTGCACGTCGAGCCCCTCGTCGGCCGCGATGCGCATGATGCTGTCCCTGGTGATGCCGGCCAGGCACCCGGCCGCCAGCGGCGGGGTGCAGAGCGCGCCGTCACGCACGATGAACAGGTTCTCGCCCGAGCCGTCGGTCACGTAGCCGTTGGGGTTGAGCAGGACGCCCTCGTCGTACCCGGCCTTGATCGCCTCGGCCTTGGCCAGCGAGGAGTTCAGGTACTGGCCGGTGGCCTTGGCCGCGGGCGGGATGATGTTCGGGTCGAGCCGCCGCCACGAGCTCATCTTGACCCGCACGCCGGTCTCGAACGCGTCCTCGCCCAGGTAGGCGCCCCACGGCCAGCAGGCGATGGCCATGCGGACCGTGGACACGAGCGGGTTGAGGCCGATCTCGCCGTAGCCGAGGTAGACGATCGGGCGGATGTAGCAGGTCCGGACCCCGTTCATCGCCACCAGGTCCTTGACCACCTTGACCGACCCCTCGAGCGAGATGGGCGGCTCCATGTGGTAGATCTTGGCGCTGCGGAACAGCCGCTTCATGTGGTCGGTGAGCCGGAACACGGCCGAGTTCCCCGACACCGTCTCGTAGGCGCGGATCCCCTCGAACGCCCCCCACCCGTAGTGCAGGGACGGGGTCAGGACGTGGACGCGGGCGGCGTCCCAGTCGACGTACTCGCCGTCCATCCAGATCTTGCTGGTCGCCTCGATCGGCATGGGTTCCTCCCTAAGAGCCAAAGGGCCTCGCGCGCTTCAGGCG
Coding sequences within it:
- a CDS encoding branched-chain amino acid transaminase → MPIEATSKIWMDGEYVDWDAARVHVLTPSLHYGWGAFEGIRAYETVSGNSAVFRLTDHMKRLFRSAKIYHMEPPISLEGSVKVVKDLVAMNGVRTCYIRPIVYLGYGEIGLNPLVSTVRMAIACWPWGAYLGEDAFETGVRVKMSSWRRLDPNIIPPAAKATGQYLNSSLAKAEAIKAGYDEGVLLNPNGYVTDGSGENLFIVRDGALCTPPLAAGCLAGITRDSIMRIAADEGLDVHETDLVRTDLYLADEAFFTGTAAEVVPIREVDDRVLGDPGPITRRVQEVFVAATRGRDERYTDWLELVE